The following DNA comes from Triticum aestivum cultivar Chinese Spring chromosome 3D, IWGSC CS RefSeq v2.1, whole genome shotgun sequence.
AGTTCAGCACCACCTCTTACTAACAATGTCAAACACATAGTGCAGTACATGGGACCAGTTATACTCCTGCACTAGACAGATAGGTTGCGAACTTCTCCTAAAACAACCAAcattatctttccctttttaccgAGATCAAAAGTACGATTTGAGGGGGTAAATCTGCGGGGAATGAGGTCATGAACAGAAATGAGATGGGGCTGGGCAGACGCTCAGTAAATAAACGGAATCAAGGGCAGCTCTTGGCGCAAGGTGCTGCTGACCGGCGATCACATGGCCGTGTCGGAGAAGGCATCAGGCAGGCAGGGCACCTACCCGATCTGTACTATTCTGTTGCCATTGCTGCAGATTGAGCACCAGATTGAGAGCGTGGCTTAGCTCCTAAACATGCTGATTTTGCTCCTTCAGCTAGCGGCCTAGCCCTAGTAGGTTAGCTCGAAAGGGGCTAATGACAGATGTAACACGTCACCTTGTCAATCCTACCAAGACAAGACAATGATAGGAAAAAGATATCTGAATGACCCTATGCAGCTAGCAATCAGCTGCTGGTTGCTAATCAGACAAAGATTTTTCGAAAAAGAAGCAGACAGTGATTCATATCAGTAGTGCGCAGAAAAGAAAATGCAGACAGTGATTTTTCGAAAATGATTTATGTAGAAGAAACCGAGCTGCATACTCAATCCATAGTCAAACATTGGTCAACAGCCCCCACAGGCTCACAAGATCCCATGGGATCCAAATTATTGCACTCCCAGTCCCATCAAGAGATACACGTCGGCGAACAGCGACGAATGGGACGAGGAACAAAATTAAGATCAAGTACCAGATATGATAAAGTAAGGGAATGGAAAACCACATGACTGGGGAGGCGCAAGGGCATATCCTTGCAACTTGTTCTTGAAAAAGATGCATTGATCTTCATTCTAAACAGCTCCGGCCTTGGGAAACACAGCCCCACAGGCTGCCATGGGGCCTGAATTATTGTACTCCCATCGCTGATTCGCATTATATCAAAACAGCGACGAATAGGACGAGGAACAAAATTAGAATCAAGCAATAGATAGTATTAGATGTAAATGAATTGAAGAAGAATCCAGGCCAAATGGGCCACCGATGCAATCAATTTGTTGTGCCCACAAACACTTCCTGGATGCTTGCAGGTTAATATGGGCACAACCAAGGTAGTATCACATCAAACATTTGTAAGATGGAACATCAAGGTACACCTTTGTACGGCCGGAAATAAAGGTgccccctccgttccaaaatacttgttgTGGTTTCGGTTCAaagttgaactaaaaccacaaacaagtattttggaacagagggagtacacctttgtagtatagtactccctctgttcggatACATATGACGTATTTTGATTTGTTAAGACAAGGTTTTGACCAACAGTTACTACACTAGTAATCCCTATTACGTTCCTTTTTATTAGGTGTATTTTTTTAGATAAATTCTAAATTATTAGGCGTATTTCCTTTTTACCCAAGTAGATGCCAGTTCTACCCTCCTTGAATTAGAAAGATTTTAAATTGGTAATTACTCCTCTAATCAATGATGTAACCAGGATCACCAGTCCAAAATTATCCTCAAATCAGTTCTTGGTCACAATGCACGAAAAAATAGAACTAAAAAAGGAACGATATACGACACAAAAATCAATGTCTTTAGATTCATATTCAAAACTACCAATGTACGATTGCGGTTTTGTAACACATGGGTCGCATATTAATGGAGCAAATGTTGGTCAAAGTTTGTCTTAAGTAACTAACTAAAAATGAAAATACGCCCTTTAAATCCATACTGGCAGCGTTGATTATAAAGCATGCCAAAGCAAATTACAGGAATAGTGAATTTTTCTACTGTACGCACAAATTAAATCTTTCAAGCATCAGTGAAATATGTGACAACGAACAATACATGTGTCAAAACTTTAGTACGTGCATTTTCAACATTGATAGTCTACAAATGAAGCTTGGATGAGTAAGTTCATTGGTAAAAATAAAACCTGACAGAGCTAAAACATGGAGGAACTGTTGATCATGACATATACACATAATACTTTGATGTTTCCGGTCGAAATATTCACAAAAATCTCAACAGCCAAGGTTCAGATTTTAGACAGCACTCTTTAGTGGCTAAGAGGGACTTTGGGGGAAACTAGCAATTAATTGGTTTCAGCTATTCAACACAAGATAATTGCATAGATAAGCAAAAATAGTTCACTATAACAGATCAGGAATTTTGGGAGGAACAATGCTACTGAAATAAGGTAAGGGATGTTTGATAATGGACTGTTTCCCGCATAAAAATGTCGCTGGAGTGAACTCTTTGATGAGCACATTAAAATTCCTACCACCATCATTTAGGATAAAAAGACAATTTTATGAAAGCTACAGATATCAGCAGATAACAATAATGTtaaggccactgctagcatgctgGTTGAGCCTTCTGTTTCAGAGGACCATGCTATGTTCTCTTCCAAATCCAATTCAGCAGCTATACTACCCCAACAGTGCGTAATACAGCATGTTCGTTCAGACTTCTCTATCAAATTCTCACAACAGTGCACATACCATACTACCCCAACGGTGATAGTTCAACAGATTTCCATAGGGTTGAAATATTAGTATTATCAAGAACTATACCACGAGTACATGAACTAAACCAATGAAACATTGTATCTGTTTAGACCAGCAGTGAGAAACGCAACAAATACGATGTGGAATGGCTAGAAAAAAGGTCACGGTGACAAAATTCCCTAGCGGGAAGGGTAAACATACATTAATAACAACAATTAAAACCTTCTCCAGAATGGTCTCCAGTATGAACACAGAATTCTGCCTTCCAACTTTTTTGGGGGCGAGATCCCACCATTTCTTTAGGTCCAGGATCACAGAGTAAACAGAGGCAAGGAATGCCTCGATCTCGAACGATGCAGGGATTGTTCTGTAACTTGTAACATTTCAAGTCAAGAAGTTGCCTAAGGGGCCTTACTCTTCACGGCGCGGAGGCGGGCTTGCCCGGCccagtcggcggcggcggcaggggaggagaTGGGGTAGGAGGAGTGGAAGCGGCCTGCGACTCCTCGGCCGCGGCGAGCTGGCGGAGGCGGGCCTGGAGGGCGCGGACGCGGTCCTCGGTGCGGCGGAGCTTGCACCATCGCCAGGTGATGTACGCGCCGAGGCCGCCGTAGACGAGGATGTAGGAGCCCCACACGTACGGGTACGTCTCCGCGTGCTCTTTCGTGCTCCTCCATTGCTCCCGCACCTTCGCGATCAAGCTGCCTCCAGCCCCCGCCGCgtccaccggcggcggcggcggcgcgtcctcGCCATCCCCGGGAGTCGCCATTGGTGGTGCGCTACTTCTTCGCCTTGTTCTTAGGGCAACTGGGAATGGCCGAATTGGTCGGGTAATTTGGCCCAGGCTAGAATGGACCCTGTCTTTTGTCTCGCTTTGCATATACGTGGGCTGGCCTACATCATGGGCTGAAACTTCTTGCGGAAAATACTGCATCCATGATATTCTCAGAATATATTAAGAaaaactagcaaatatgcccgtgcgttgccacgggttaatttaatttatttatttcaaaCATGGATAATTTAGTCGAAGAACAATCTTTAGTTCAATTAGAGCATTTATAATTTTCGTTGTCCGAACCATGGGGCAAAGATGTAAAGAACGATACTCATTTCGTCCGGTGGTGCCTCCTTCAACTCCTCAGTGCCCTAGGGTTGAAGATTAGTTGTGCATGGAAGAGTTTTTGAGTGGGAGAAAAAAATGGTGGAAGGAGGGTTGCTGTTGGAGAGGAAGGGGCGCATGTAGGACTTCAGCTGAATGCCTATTTTCTTGACTTTGAAGTAAAATTTTCGAGAGTTTAATTACTAATTCAAAGAATTTTCATATATTATTTAAAGTGAGAGCATTGCCGACTTAACTATGACGATGTACATTGGGCCGCCGATGCCTATCGACAAATCATACGATACCAGGACATTAACCATCATACTCACAATAAAAATGTTGTGCATGTAGCACCTGCATTGAGTTACCGACATGAGATAGTAAAAATGTTGTATACTTCGCTGGTTGTCCATGCATATATGCTCATGTTGTGTATGTGCTAACCATTAAGTCTTTGCCGTATAGATTTACTGACTTCCTCTTCTGTTGGGATATATGCAGGGTTAACCATCGCAATTGAATCTTTGCATGGTGTGTTGCGCTTCAACTCACGGTTAGCTGCAATTTGCTTTATCCTAGCTTTTTTTTGTTCTGGCTGCATATTTGCATATTTCTGTCTTTGTCATGCATATTTTTTTTTTGCCTTTTGTGTTGGCTCCATATTTGCATATTTCTTCCTCCCATGTGTGCATTTTTTCCGCAAATGGGTTGAatctttattttttttgctttgctGATAGGCTTCACGACGCTTTTTTAGTTTATCCCGTTTGTCTTCGTTGGTCATCCTTGCATACCGCTCTCTGTCTTTTCTCCTT
Coding sequences within:
- the LOC123075016 gene encoding uncharacterized protein; this translates as MATPGDGEDAPPPPPVDAAGAGGSLIAKVREQWRSTKEHAETYPYVWGSYILVYGGLGAYITWRWCKLRRTEDRVRALQARLRQLAAAEESQAASTPPTPSPPLPPPPTGPGKPASAP